One stretch of Streptomyces sp. 135 DNA includes these proteins:
- the purD gene encoding phosphoribosylamine--glycine ligase, with protein MKVLVIGSGAREHALCRSLSLDPDVSELHCAPGNAGTAEVAETHQVDALDGAAVAALAAELGAGLVVVGPEAPLVAGVADAVRAAGIPCFGPSKEAARLEGSKAFAKDVMAGASVPTARSYVCTTAEEVDEALDAFGAPYVVKDDGLAAGKGVVVTDDVEAARAHALACERVVIEEFLDGPEVSLFAITDGETVVPLQPAQDFKRALDGDQGPNTGGMGAYSPLPWADPELVDDVMRSVLQPTVDELRRRGTPFAGLLYAGLAITSRGVRVIEFNARFGDPETQVVLARLKTPLAGLLMAAATGNLADLPPLRWSDDSAVTVVVASHNYPGTPRTGDPIEGLDEVAAQDAPHAYVLHAGTRRDGDAVVSAGGRVLSVTATGDGLTEARERAYTALSRIRLDGSQHRTDIAAKAAAEA; from the coding sequence GTGAAGGTCCTCGTCATCGGCAGTGGTGCCCGCGAACACGCCCTGTGCCGCTCTCTGTCCCTCGACCCCGACGTCTCCGAGCTGCACTGCGCCCCCGGCAACGCCGGTACCGCGGAAGTGGCCGAGACCCACCAGGTCGACGCCCTCGACGGCGCCGCCGTGGCCGCCCTGGCGGCCGAGCTCGGCGCCGGGCTGGTCGTCGTGGGCCCGGAGGCCCCGCTCGTCGCCGGCGTCGCCGACGCCGTGCGCGCCGCCGGTATCCCCTGCTTCGGCCCGTCCAAGGAAGCCGCCCGGCTGGAAGGCTCCAAGGCGTTCGCCAAGGACGTGATGGCGGGCGCGAGCGTGCCGACCGCCCGGTCCTACGTCTGCACCACCGCCGAGGAGGTCGACGAGGCCCTCGACGCCTTCGGGGCGCCGTACGTCGTCAAGGACGACGGGCTCGCCGCCGGCAAGGGCGTCGTCGTCACCGACGACGTCGAGGCGGCCCGCGCACACGCCCTCGCCTGCGAGCGCGTGGTCATCGAGGAGTTCCTCGACGGCCCGGAGGTCTCGCTCTTCGCGATCACCGACGGCGAGACCGTCGTGCCGCTGCAGCCCGCCCAGGACTTCAAGCGGGCGCTGGACGGGGACCAGGGGCCGAACACCGGGGGCATGGGCGCGTACTCGCCCCTCCCGTGGGCCGACCCCGAGCTGGTCGACGACGTCATGCGGAGCGTGCTCCAGCCGACCGTCGACGAGCTGCGCCGCCGCGGCACCCCGTTCGCCGGACTGCTCTACGCGGGTCTCGCGATCACCAGCCGGGGCGTACGCGTGATCGAGTTCAACGCCCGCTTCGGCGACCCCGAGACCCAGGTGGTCCTGGCCCGTCTGAAGACCCCGCTCGCCGGGCTCCTGATGGCCGCGGCGACCGGCAACCTCGCCGACCTGCCCCCGCTGCGCTGGAGCGACGACTCCGCGGTGACCGTGGTCGTCGCCTCGCACAACTACCCCGGCACGCCTCGCACGGGTGACCCCATCGAGGGGCTCGACGAGGTAGCGGCACAGGATGCGCCCCACGCGTACGTCCTGCACGCCGGGACCCGGCGTGACGGCGACGCCGTCGTCAGCGCGGGCGGCCGCGTGCTGTCCGTGACGGCGACCGGCGACGGCCTCACGGAGGCGCGTGAACGCGCGTACACCGCGCTGTCCCGCATCCGCCTCGACGGCTCGCAGCACCGTACGGACATCGCGGCGAAGGCGGCCGCGGAGGCGTGA
- a CDS encoding DNA polymerase III subunit gamma and tau translates to MSSLALYRRYRPESFAEVIGQEHVTDPLQQALRNNRVNHAYLFSGPRGCGKTTSARILARCLNCEQGPTPTPCGECQSCRDLARNGPGSIDVIEIDAASHGGVDDARDLREKAFFGPASSRYKIYIIDEAHMVTPAGFNALLKVVEEPPEHLKFIFATTEPEKVIGTIRSRTHHYPFRLVPPGTLRSYLAEVCGREGMAVEDGVLPLVVRAGAGSVRDSMSVMDQLLASAGEAGVTYAMATSLLGYTDGSLLDSVVEAFASGDGAAAFEIVDRVIEGGNDPRRFVADLLERLRDLVILAAVPDAAEKGLIDAPADVVERMQAQAGVFGGAELSRAADIVNEGLTEMRGATSPRLQLELICARVLLPAAYDDERSVMARLDRLERGGNFVAGGQGPGPAMAYVPGPEAHAGMQQPPAVAPQGPPVPPGGGPAAARAAVRGQGHRRAPRPRKPHRRHRPPRRLRPRPPRLPPPRPRLPPLLRVSGGPAAGRRPRLRAAVPRRRPPLPVPLPLPLRSPRPGRAAGPLRRPRAAEPRLPPRRPLPRRLPRPTLSPRPPRPWPPRWLLRVARTRAACGRTSWRR, encoded by the coding sequence GTCTCTCGCGTTGTACCGCCGTTATCGCCCGGAGTCGTTCGCCGAGGTCATCGGGCAGGAGCATGTGACCGACCCGCTGCAGCAGGCGCTGCGGAACAACCGGGTCAATCACGCGTACCTGTTCAGTGGCCCGCGCGGCTGCGGCAAGACGACGAGCGCGCGCATCCTGGCCCGCTGCCTCAACTGTGAGCAAGGTCCCACCCCCACGCCCTGCGGCGAGTGCCAGTCCTGCCGCGACCTGGCGCGGAACGGCCCGGGATCGATCGACGTCATCGAGATCGACGCCGCGTCGCACGGTGGCGTGGACGACGCCCGTGACCTGCGCGAGAAGGCCTTTTTCGGCCCCGCGAGCAGCCGGTACAAGATCTACATCATCGACGAGGCCCACATGGTCACCCCGGCGGGCTTCAACGCCCTGCTGAAGGTGGTCGAGGAGCCCCCGGAGCACCTCAAGTTCATCTTCGCGACGACCGAGCCCGAGAAGGTCATCGGCACGATCCGCTCGCGTACGCACCACTATCCGTTCCGCCTGGTGCCGCCCGGAACCCTGCGGAGCTATCTCGCCGAGGTCTGCGGGCGCGAGGGCATGGCCGTCGAGGACGGTGTCCTTCCGCTGGTCGTGCGGGCCGGTGCCGGTTCCGTGCGTGACTCGATGTCCGTCATGGACCAGCTCCTGGCCAGCGCGGGCGAGGCGGGTGTGACGTATGCCATGGCCACGTCCCTGCTCGGGTACACGGACGGTTCGCTGCTCGACTCCGTGGTCGAGGCCTTCGCCTCCGGGGACGGCGCAGCGGCCTTCGAGATCGTGGACCGCGTCATCGAGGGCGGCAACGACCCGCGGCGCTTCGTCGCCGACCTCCTGGAGCGGCTGCGGGACCTGGTGATCCTCGCCGCCGTGCCGGACGCCGCCGAGAAGGGGCTCATCGACGCTCCCGCCGACGTCGTGGAGCGGATGCAGGCGCAGGCCGGTGTCTTCGGAGGCGCCGAGCTGAGCCGCGCCGCCGACATCGTCAACGAAGGCCTGACCGAGATGCGCGGCGCCACCTCGCCCCGCCTCCAGCTGGAGCTGATCTGCGCCCGCGTGCTGCTCCCTGCGGCGTACGACGACGAGCGCTCCGTCATGGCCCGCCTCGACCGCCTGGAGCGCGGCGGGAACTTCGTGGCGGGCGGTCAGGGCCCCGGCCCGGCGATGGCGTACGTCCCCGGGCCCGAGGCGCACGCGGGCATGCAGCAGCCGCCCGCGGTGGCGCCGCAAGGACCTCCGGTTCCTCCGGGAGGCGGTCCCGCCGCCGCACGCGCGGCGGTACGAGGGCAGGGGCACCGCAGGGCGCCCCGGCCCCGGAAGCCGCACCGCCGCCACCGCCCGCCCCGGCGGCTCCGGCCGCGCCCACCGCGCCTCCCGCCGCCCCGCCCGCGCCTCCCGCCGCTCCTGCGGGTGAGCGGCGGCCCGGCGGCTGGCCGACGGCCTCGGCTCCGGGCAGCGGTCCCGCGTCGCCGTCCGCCGCTGCCGGTCCCGCTCCCGCTCCCGCTCCGGAGTCCGCGCCCCGGCCGGGCGGCTGGCCCACTGCGGCGGCCACGGGCAGCGGAGCCCCGGCTTCCGCCCCGCAGGCCCCTGCCCCGGCGGCTCCCCAGGCCCACGCTCAGCCCCAGGCCCCCGCGCCCATGGCCCCCCAGGTGGCTCCTGCGGGTGGCCCGGACCCGCGCAGCCTGTGGCCGAACATCCTGGAGGCGGTGA